A window from Cryobacterium sp. PAMC25264 encodes these proteins:
- the dnaJ gene encoding molecular chaperone DnaJ, with the protein MADHYEALGVARDATTDEIKKAYRRLARQLHPDVNPGAEASERFKTITHAYDVLSDPKQRQNYDRGGSGNSGQGGGFDAGNFGDIFETFFGGGGGGSRGPRSRRERGQDALIRVELDLDEVIFGTHRDIEVDTAIVCATCNGSCCQPGTSPVTCDICHGTGSIQRAVRSLLGNVMTSSPCGSCRGYGTIIATPCVTCQGQGRVRARRTVPVDIPAGVDTGLRLQMPGSGEAGPAGGPNGDLYLEMKVRHHDVFSRDGDDLLCTLEVPMTDAILGATATVKALDGDIEVELRPGVQAGEILTVKDRGITRLRGNGRGDLRVGVQVLTPTKLDHKERELIEAFAARHKVAAPALSHFQQGLFAKLRDRFLG; encoded by the coding sequence TTGGCTGACCATTACGAAGCACTCGGCGTCGCGCGCGATGCCACCACCGACGAGATCAAGAAGGCATACCGGCGCCTCGCCCGCCAGTTGCACCCCGATGTGAACCCGGGCGCCGAAGCATCCGAGCGGTTCAAGACCATCACCCACGCCTACGACGTACTCTCGGACCCCAAGCAGCGCCAGAACTACGACCGCGGCGGCTCGGGCAACTCCGGCCAGGGCGGCGGATTCGACGCGGGCAACTTCGGCGACATCTTCGAGACCTTCTTCGGCGGGGGAGGCGGCGGCAGCCGCGGCCCCCGGTCGCGTCGGGAACGTGGGCAGGACGCCCTCATCCGGGTCGAGCTCGACCTGGACGAGGTCATCTTCGGCACCCACCGCGACATCGAGGTGGACACCGCGATCGTCTGCGCCACCTGCAACGGCAGCTGCTGCCAGCCCGGCACGTCCCCGGTCACCTGCGACATCTGCCACGGCACCGGAAGCATCCAGCGCGCTGTGCGCTCCCTGCTCGGCAACGTGATGACCTCCAGCCCCTGCGGCTCCTGCCGTGGCTACGGCACCATCATCGCCACACCCTGCGTCACCTGCCAGGGCCAGGGCCGCGTGCGCGCCCGCCGCACCGTTCCGGTGGACATCCCCGCCGGCGTCGACACGGGTCTGCGCCTGCAGATGCCCGGCAGCGGAGAGGCCGGACCGGCCGGAGGCCCCAACGGCGACCTCTATCTCGAGATGAAGGTGCGGCACCACGACGTCTTCAGCCGCGACGGCGACGACCTGCTCTGCACCCTCGAGGTGCCGATGACCGACGCCATCCTGGGTGCGACCGCAACGGTCAAGGCCCTCGACGGTGACATCGAGGTCGAACTCCGCCCGGGCGTCCAGGCCGGCGAGATCCTCACGGTCAAGGACCGCGGCATCACCCGCCTGCGTGGCAACGGCCGCGGCGACCTGCGGGTCGGCGTGCAGGTGCTCACCCCCACCAAGCTCGACCACAAGGAACGCGAACTCATCGAGGCCTTCGCGGCCAGGCACAAGGTGGCAGCTCCGGCACTCAGCCACTTCCAGCAGGGCCTGTTCGCGAAGCTCCGCGACCGGTTCCTCGGGTAG
- a CDS encoding DUF4870 domain-containing protein produces the protein MAHLGGILSFPPSLIIWLVFKDRGPFTNEQGKEALNFQITLLIGYVALNVLSTVLSLVTFGLLSGLFSLGWVLWLVGSIFSVLGYLSARDGRPYRYPFSIRLIS, from the coding sequence CTGGCGCACCTGGGCGGCATCCTCTCGTTCCCGCCTTCCCTGATCATCTGGCTGGTCTTCAAGGACCGGGGCCCGTTCACCAATGAACAGGGCAAGGAGGCCCTGAACTTCCAGATCACCCTGCTCATCGGCTACGTGGCCCTCAATGTGCTTTCCACGGTTCTCAGCCTGGTCACGTTCGGCCTCCTGTCCGGGCTCTTCTCGCTCGGCTGGGTGTTGTGGCTGGTCGGATCGATCTTCTCGGTGCTCGGTTACCTGAGCGCCCGCGACGGCCGTCCGTACCGCTACCCCTTCTCTATCCGTCTGATCAGCTAG
- a CDS encoding HIT domain-containing protein, with the protein MASSGAEPSIFSRIAAREIPATIVAETDHIIAFNDIAPQAPVHVVVTTKTQQYHNVGELAAGDPALLAELVAVAGRVAEEHCAGEYRLIFNTGASAGQTVFHVHAHVLGGTLEEGTLAAL; encoded by the coding sequence ATGGCCTCCTCCGGTGCAGAACCCTCCATCTTCAGCCGCATTGCCGCGCGCGAGATTCCGGCGACCATCGTCGCGGAAACCGACCACATCATCGCGTTCAACGACATCGCCCCGCAGGCGCCCGTGCACGTGGTCGTGACCACCAAGACTCAGCAATACCACAACGTGGGCGAACTCGCGGCGGGCGACCCCGCCCTCCTCGCCGAACTCGTCGCCGTGGCCGGACGGGTGGCCGAAGAGCACTGCGCGGGGGAGTACCGCTTGATCTTCAACACCGGCGCCTCGGCCGGCCAGACCGTCTTCCACGTTCACGCCCATGTGCTCGGCGGCACCCTCGAGGAGGGCACGCTTGCAGCCCTCTGA
- a CDS encoding DUF4870 domain-containing protein encodes MSEATPPPAAPYQAQSQLSPADEKLWATLIHIGGILFSFLPALIGYIVLKDRGPFIRAHTATALNFQITLAIAGFVGGILTVIGIGFLILAAVWILNIVFSIMAAIAANKGEWYTYPLTIKFLN; translated from the coding sequence ATGTCAGAGGCCACGCCTCCCCCCGCAGCCCCGTACCAGGCACAGAGTCAGCTGAGCCCGGCCGACGAGAAGCTCTGGGCGACCCTGATCCACATCGGCGGAATCCTGTTCAGCTTCCTGCCGGCGCTGATCGGCTACATCGTGCTCAAGGACCGCGGCCCGTTCATCCGGGCGCACACCGCAACGGCGCTGAACTTCCAGATCACCCTGGCCATCGCCGGGTTCGTCGGAGGCATCCTCACCGTCATCGGCATCGGCTTCCTGATCCTGGCCGCGGTGTGGATCCTCAACATCGTCTTCAGCATCATGGCCGCCATCGCAGCCAACAAGGGCGAGTGGTACACCTACCCGCTCACCATCAAGTTCCTCAACTAA
- a CDS encoding PhoH family protein — MCSAAPSRRARLQPSDPETPGTGALPTVRTLLVDGVAMVRLLGPQDRFLTTIENEYPDVTVHVRGNEVTLTGPAASTDAVVRLIEELQLLLRTGADLGEREVTTSARMLGADSTSSPSTVLGQAILTSRGLTVRPKTLGQSSYVNAIDENAIVFGIGPAGTGKTYLAMAKAVQALQRKEVDRIILTRPAVEAGERLGFLPGSLTDKIDPYLRPLYDALFEMMDPELVPKLLAAGTIEVAPLAYMRGRTLNSAFIVLDEAQNTTPEQMKMFLTRLGFGSQMVVTGDITQVDLPAGASGLRLVTTVLDGIDDIAFVHLTSADVVRHSLVGRIVDAYTEYDAQKQAQRYESEQARDFASRAPHQGNPRDRTPKRRSS, encoded by the coding sequence ATGTGCTCGGCGGCACCCTCGAGGAGGGCACGCTTGCAGCCCTCTGACCCGGAGACTCCCGGAACCGGCGCACTGCCCACGGTGCGCACACTCCTCGTCGACGGCGTCGCCATGGTGCGCCTGCTCGGGCCGCAGGACCGGTTCCTCACCACCATCGAGAACGAATACCCGGACGTCACAGTGCACGTCCGCGGCAACGAGGTCACCCTCACCGGTCCGGCCGCATCCACGGATGCCGTGGTGCGACTGATCGAGGAGCTCCAACTGTTGTTGCGCACCGGAGCGGACCTCGGCGAGAGAGAGGTCACCACCTCCGCGCGCATGCTCGGCGCCGACAGCACCTCGAGCCCCTCGACGGTGCTCGGCCAGGCCATCCTCACGTCGCGCGGTCTCACGGTGCGCCCCAAGACCCTCGGCCAGAGCAGCTACGTCAACGCGATCGACGAGAACGCCATCGTGTTCGGCATCGGACCAGCCGGAACCGGCAAGACCTACCTCGCCATGGCCAAGGCCGTGCAGGCGCTGCAGCGCAAGGAGGTCGACCGCATCATCCTCACCCGGCCGGCCGTCGAGGCGGGGGAGCGGCTCGGGTTCCTACCCGGCAGCCTCACCGACAAGATCGACCCCTACCTGAGGCCGCTCTACGACGCCCTTTTCGAGATGATGGACCCCGAGCTGGTGCCCAAGCTGCTGGCCGCAGGCACCATCGAGGTGGCCCCGCTGGCGTATATGCGCGGGCGCACGCTGAACTCGGCGTTCATCGTGCTCGACGAGGCCCAGAATACGACGCCCGAGCAGATGAAGATGTTCCTCACCCGACTCGGCTTCGGTTCCCAGATGGTGGTCACCGGTGACATCACCCAGGTGGACCTGCCCGCCGGCGCCAGCGGACTCCGTCTGGTCACGACCGTGCTCGACGGAATCGACGACATCGCTTTTGTGCACCTGACCAGCGCGGATGTGGTGCGGCACAGTCTTGTCGGCCGCATCGTCGACGCCTACACCGAATACGACGCTCAGAAGCAGGCCCAACGCTACGAAAGCGAACAGGCCCGCGACTTCGCATCCCGCGCTCCGCACCAGGGGAACCCGCGCGATCGCACCCCGAAACGGAGATCCAGTTGA
- the ybeY gene encoding rRNA maturation RNase YbeY, whose amino-acid sequence MTIEINNESAIPVDEAAILRLAAFALDTMHVHADAELAIVLVDEGAMEQLHVQWMDEPGPTDVLSFPMDELRPGTEDAITPPGLLGDIVLCPQVAQGQAETAGHSTLDELLLLTTHGILHLLGFDHAEPEEEKEMFGIQRDILIGFSMQERRRPR is encoded by the coding sequence TTGACCATCGAAATCAACAATGAGTCGGCCATCCCGGTCGATGAGGCCGCCATCCTGAGGCTCGCCGCCTTCGCGCTGGACACCATGCACGTGCACGCCGACGCCGAACTGGCGATCGTGCTCGTCGACGAGGGCGCCATGGAGCAACTCCACGTGCAGTGGATGGATGAGCCGGGTCCCACCGACGTCCTCAGCTTCCCGATGGACGAACTGCGCCCCGGCACCGAAGACGCCATCACGCCGCCTGGCCTACTCGGCGACATCGTGCTCTGCCCGCAGGTGGCCCAGGGTCAGGCGGAAACCGCCGGCCACAGCACCCTCGACGAACTGCTGCTCCTCACCACGCACGGCATCCTGCATCTGCTCGGCTTCGACCACGCTGAACCCGAGGAGGAGAAGGAGATGTTCGGAATCCAGCGCGACATCCTGATCGGCTTCTCCATGCAGGAACGACGCCGGCCCCGATGA
- the hrcA gene encoding heat-inducible transcriptional repressor HrcA, whose protein sequence is MVSDRSLEVLRVIVQDYVASREPVGSKSIVDRHAFGVSAATIRNDMALLEEEELIIAPHTSSGRIPTDKGYRLFVDHLADLRPLTVAQRQAIEVFLGQSADLDEVLARSVRLLSQLTHQVALVQYPSLSRATVRHIELVPLSDTRVLSVLITDSGRVEQRVVELTRALDETALAELRTRLNAVVGGLSMSEAAAALTGPTGLGPPELQDLIDLITGTLRDQVGANRQDRLVMAGAANLVRTEDDFSGSIYPVLEAIEEQVVLLRLFGEMATDQHGVSVSIGRENAPFGLGETSVLTSGYTSHGDAARLGVLGPTRMDYSNNMAAVRAVARYLSRLLGEN, encoded by the coding sequence ATGGTGTCGGATCGTAGTCTCGAGGTGCTCCGCGTCATCGTGCAGGACTACGTGGCCTCCCGTGAACCCGTCGGCTCCAAGTCCATCGTCGACAGGCACGCCTTCGGCGTCTCGGCGGCCACCATCCGCAACGATATGGCCTTGCTCGAGGAGGAGGAGCTCATCATTGCTCCGCACACCTCGTCCGGGCGCATTCCCACCGACAAGGGTTACCGCCTCTTCGTCGACCACCTCGCCGACCTGCGTCCGCTCACCGTCGCCCAGCGTCAGGCCATCGAGGTCTTCCTCGGCCAGTCCGCCGACCTGGACGAGGTGCTCGCGCGGAGCGTGCGGCTGCTCTCGCAGCTGACCCATCAGGTGGCCCTTGTGCAATACCCGTCGTTGTCGCGCGCCACCGTGCGCCACATCGAACTCGTGCCGCTCAGTGACACCCGGGTGCTGTCGGTTCTGATCACGGACTCCGGCCGAGTCGAACAGCGCGTGGTGGAGTTGACCCGCGCGCTGGACGAGACTGCCCTGGCCGAACTCCGCACCCGTCTCAACGCCGTGGTCGGCGGCCTGAGCATGAGCGAGGCCGCCGCCGCACTGACCGGGCCGACCGGTCTGGGCCCGCCCGAGCTGCAGGACCTGATCGACCTCATCACCGGCACCCTGCGGGACCAGGTGGGCGCCAACCGGCAGGACCGCCTGGTAATGGCCGGTGCTGCGAACCTGGTGCGCACTGAGGACGACTTCAGCGGCAGCATCTACCCGGTTCTCGAGGCCATCGAAGAGCAGGTGGTGCTGTTGCGCCTGTTCGGCGAGATGGCCACCGACCAGCACGGCGTCTCGGTGAGCATCGGCCGGGAGAACGCGCCGTTCGGCCTGGGGGAGACGTCCGTGCTCACGAGCGGCTACACCTCCCACGGCGATGCCGCCCGGCTGGGCGTGCTCGGTCCGACCCGGATGGACTACTCCAACAACATGGCGGCGGTGCGCGCCGTCGCCCGGTACCTCTCGCGCCTGCTCGGCGAGAACTAG